One genomic window of Thermithiobacillus plumbiphilus includes the following:
- the pgsA gene encoding CDP-diacylglycerol--glycerol-3-phosphate 3-phosphatidyltransferase, which translates to MLAKLPNYLTLLRIALIPVFVAFFFVDGLWGRVGAAIVFAIAAITDWLDGYLARRYNTVSPLGTFLDPVADKLMVATALVLLTGADRAPGLLTVVIIGREIAVSALREWMAEVGQRAKVAVSGMGKLKATLQMLAIVFLLYDLPVFGLPVHTIGLVLLLLAAVLTIWSMLLYLRAAWPNFDLAPPRGKL; encoded by the coding sequence ATGCTGGCGAAACTGCCGAACTATCTGACCTTGCTGCGTATCGCCCTGATCCCGGTATTCGTCGCCTTCTTCTTTGTCGACGGACTCTGGGGTCGAGTCGGCGCGGCGATTGTGTTTGCGATCGCGGCAATCACGGACTGGCTGGACGGCTATCTCGCCCGCAGATACAACACGGTCTCTCCCTTGGGCACCTTTCTTGATCCGGTTGCCGACAAGCTCATGGTGGCCACGGCCCTGGTGCTGCTGACCGGCGCCGACCGGGCGCCGGGACTGCTCACGGTGGTGATCATCGGGCGCGAGATCGCGGTCTCGGCCCTGCGCGAGTGGATGGCCGAGGTTGGCCAGCGCGCCAAGGTGGCGGTCTCCGGCATGGGCAAGCTCAAGGCCACCCTGCAGATGCTCGCCATCGTCTTTCTGCTTTATGATCTGCCGGTGTTCGGCCTGCCGGTTCATACCATCGGGCTCGTGCTGCTCTTGCTGGCCGCCGTGCTCACCATCTGGAGCATGCTGCTCTACCTGCGCGCCGCCTGGCCCAACTTCGACCTGGCCCCGCCGCGTGGCAAGCTCTAG